The genomic segment gtgccaacagttgagcagatGTCAGATGttggaagtaaatgggaacctctttaagaaaggttcaggaaacatcaacctccagtttttgaaggtagTGCAGTTCCagctaaggctgagcaatggatgagtataattaccaccatccttgactttatgagggtgtctggtaatgagagggcggcctgtgccacatacatgtttcgggagaaTGCCTGAATTTGATGGGAAATGATATCCTAGACCAAaaatgtcaatgccctgagttgggaagagtttcagactctgtttaatgagaagtactataacgatgccatcagggctgcgaAGCCTGAAGAGTTTAGCAAATTACTTCAAGGGAGTTTGTCAGTGTCtgaatatgctttgaagtttgacagattggcaaagttttccatggaactagtgcccactgatgggaccagaagggagaggtttctccagggagttgaggaggacaggtcctccatttgtgggttcaggtaggggtggaggccctagtgatcagaagaggaaggttcctcataccttcccagctccaggtcctgataggcaacCACGTGGTATTTCAAGAGACACCAGGAtttatccagagtgccctaggtgcaagagacaCCATTTGGGGAGTGTAGGGAaaaggcttgcttcttatgtggggcagtgggaaatttcaagaaagattgctcaaaagtaagaaaggaagaacccagaaaggcggacagctcgggcccagctcgagtgttcgcattgactcaagcagaagctggggcttcaccctcagtagttacaggtcagctttttagtctTGGAACcctttatactgttttgattgattctggtgctacacatccTTTTGTTGCCAGtaaaattattgatagactgtgtagatcatgtgattattatgttgtggggttcgggaccttattacccactggggagttagtagtatccaggaggtgggttagatctttgccagtgacagtggagggcagagagttgtcagttgatttgatatagttagttatgactgactttgacataattctgggtatggattggttggtgaagtatggggcaaccatagattacagaaggaagatggtaacctttgagcctgaaggtgaggatccttttgtgtttgttggcactgtgcatggacctcgatacctatgaaatatgttatgagggcgagagatctattgcaaggaggttgcatagaaTTCTTAGCCAATGTGGTGAATACCACTCAggccatgccagtgggaccagaggagaccaaattagtctgtgagtttctggatgtgtttctagaagatttaccaaggttgccaccacacagagagattgaatttgtgatagaactggcaccagggatgaaGCCAGTGtgtagagcaccttacagaatggcccaacagaattaaaagaattgaaggtacagctgtaggagttgttagacttaggttttatcagacctagtttctcaccttggggtgcaccagttctatttgtgaagaagaaagatggttctctaaggatgtgtattgattacagagaactgaacaagttaacaatcaagaataagtatcctctgccaaggatagatgatctgtttgattagtTGTAGGgcaaaagggtattctcaaagatagacctttgatctggttatcatcagctgaaggtcaaggagggagatatatcaAATACtacttttcgcactagatatgggcattatgaattcttagttatgtcctttggattgactaatgccccaggtacttttatggacttaatgaacagagtgttcaaggattatttggactagtttgtgatcgtcttcatcgatgatattctgttTTATTCTTAGTCAGAGTCAGTGCATGACCAGcttctgaggttggttctatagagactgagagaacacagattgtttgcaaaattcaagaaatgtgaattttgtctatcttaggtaactttccttgggcacattgtcagtgaGGAGGGGATCAAAGTGGATCCAACTAAGATTGAAGCGATTAGGGATTGggcaaggccaaagaatgcttaagaagttagaagtttccttggattggcgggttattacagacattttgtggaagggttctcaaagatttctacttcattgactgagttgacatgcaagaatcaaaagtttgtgtggtcagacaggcgtgagaacaacttccaggaactgaagcagaggttgattacggctccagttctgagtcttccaacagatcaggagaagtttgtgatatactgtgatgcctcacatcaaggtttgggttgtgttctgatgcagtcagggaaggtgattgtttattcctcacgtcagttgaaagagtatgaacagagatatcccactcatgatttagagttggcgactgtggtctttgcgttaaaagtatggaggcattacctttatgggaagaagtgtgagatatatactgaccacaagagccttaagcacttcttcacacagaaagatttgaacatgagacaaaaacgttggctggagttagtaaaagattatgattgttagattctgtatcatccaggaaatgCCAACTTGGTAGTAGATGCTTTAAGCCAAAAGGGTCCGAGACAGATTTTCAGTGCAAGGCTGATATccagagaattagcagaggatatgactagagctggtatagagttactggtgggccagttggccaacattacgctacaatctatgttgttggagagaatcaaggaaggtcagttgggtgatccacaactgatcaagattagaggggatgttttagctggagtgtctagagattatacaatgtcggatttgggcttgttgagatacaagggtcagatatgtgttccgttggACATTGCtatgaggtgagagattctggatgaatctcatactactccttactccttgcatccaagcaccacaaagatgtatcaagatgtgagatcattgtattggtggcctgggatgaagagggatgtagtagactATGTGACtaagtgtttgacatgtcaataggtcaaggctgagcatcagaggccgacagggCTATTGTAGCCTCtagacattccagagtggaaatgggaggacatcacgatggatttcgtggtgggattacccaggactgtaggtcaacatgattcaatatggtTTATTATGGATCattataccaagtcagctcactttctatcagtgaggactacttttatagttgaccagtacgcagatctctatgtgagagagatcgtgtacctccatggagcaccaaggtcgatcgtgttagatcgggacccactttcacttccaagttctgggggagtttacagaaggccatgggaacacaattgaagttcagtactgcttatcatcctcagacaaatggacaatctgagaggacgatccagatattagaagagatgttgcgagcatgtgtgctagactttggtggatctggagtaagtatctaccttcgatagagttttcctacaacaagagctatcagtctaccattggggtggcaccttatgagatgctatatggtaggaaatgcagatctcctattcattgggatgagacaggagaaaggagatacttgggtcttgaggcagttcagaggaccaatgaggccattgagaagattagagctcggatgctcgcttctcaaatcAGGCAGAAAAgatatgcagatcccaaacgctggaacgtagagttccaagtgagagactatgtcttccttagagtctcgccatggaaaggggtgagaagatttgggaagaagggcaagctgagccctagatttgtaggtccatttgagatcctggagaggattggtcaggtggcctacaggttggccttaccatcgGCATTGTTGAccatgcataacgtgtttcatatctcagctcttcagaggtatgtatcagatgtgactcatgtattgagttacgaggatctggagcttgaggcagatctctcctatgaggaataaCCAGTccaaatactagacagaaaggacaaggtcctggggaataaaactatacctttggttaaggtattatggaggaatagcaaggtcaaggaagtgacCTAGGAGTTGAAGTCatatatgcagagtcagtatcccgagctattcaggtaaatttcgaggacgaaatttctgtaagaaggggatagttataacgacccaaattccctaatgtggcttaatgcctggattagggggccaggagggccataattgacttattatgcaattatgtgattaagtgcatgattatgtgaattatatgatgataattgcatgcttaTGGGCCCACTTTTTATTAGAagagcattttcgtaattttgatatGTTAAGagcatatctgtatatttatgtgcatgttggtgatttatggatgagaccacattattatgtggatatgttcgagctattcggcatgagacgatcctaggttgcaagttagtggtttggtcataacaggattatttaccgggctcggggtgagcctagaggtaatttgatgcttagtacattactgggaatgaacgggtaatgtgatatgatttaattactatttgagaatattgagaataacgggaattggagggcgttaattataattagcgcGATAAGTGGTAAATGAttattttgcccttgggtggctgtatAGGAATTAAATGggtttaggggcattttggtcttttgaccatgggatatgcttaagttagaaagttgtagaaggaAGTAGGCTGAAAAATAAAGCAGCTTGGTTCGTCTCTCTCTCGATCATCTCTCCCTCTTCTTCTCGGTTTGGAGTCTTGAAGCTAAGTGGAAATTAGAGCTTGAGGGTTAAGGTTTGGAGACTTAGGATCATGTTCAGTGATTGAAAGAGGTCTAATTTGTAACTAGGGTAAGATTTCCAGCCTTAGTTTCTGgattttgctctgtttttatgttgtttaaagcttgagattttttttatcttagaagtggttatttggtgtggttttaagtgttttcaaagcttgggttttgttgcttaAATGTTGGTTGTGTTGTGGTGATTATTGgtgttgattttgggattgataTGAGGAAGGTTTGGTTGTGTGTGGTTTGAGAAGAAACAGGGGAAAAATCTGGGTTCCAGGTTAAGTtacagccctgttcttgggtgctgcGGCTCAAGCTGTGAGAAAGAGAAGATGGTGCTATTGGGCTATTAGAGTCGCGGCGCCAGTTAGGAGTGCCGCGGCACTAATGCTGTCAGAGAAGGCTTTGGGCCCCTGACATGAGCGGGGTTGTGGCTCAAGTGCTTGGGGTCGCTGTTCAAAATGGGAAatttggccaaaatgggttttaagTGACAGAAACTtgaacctaagggctcaggatcgaacctactacccggtttagtagaattcaacatCCCAGAGGTTAGGACTTGGTCCAGGAACCTTTAATTGCTCATTTCattaatgggatttcatatttggttatggctaggtgaccgctaaggaacttaaggaccgatagttctcaaaggtcattcttttattattttaggctcgaacccaaggtaagagaactacacccagtatgtgacatgcatggttattgatgaagcatgttgagtgctctatatatggacattgattgcacaGTAAATgtatagcagctttgcttatctgtgtatggtactgacttattagttagagaacgacaatggtgtttagtattgatcctgaagctatgacttattagtcaagttcagcggtgatatgaaaactggttgtatggtattggcttaagagtcaagaacaacATTAATGTGCTTAACACAGGCCGaaattattagatctaatcaccatgagcatgaaatgcttgaccgaccccaagttcgatgaaaactaaaagcgcttgtctagtctaaaggctggTTACGTAGAGTCAGGACCAAATGGCTTAGGTGAttgaacgtcacatggcttagggtgcaaagccctagagatagacttattagtcatctattcagagtatgacttaatagtcacttatctgattagggtgcaaagcccaaagtgtgactatctgattagggttgcaagccccagaatgattaccagaatcatttattgatattgcatgcatgtagtaataagttttcttactgagccttggcacatgggtgctatgtggtgccggtaaagggaaagaaaagctcacccagccttgagaggagagcttaggtggcgatgtgtacatatgtggccgcttgaccaccacgttcaaggtgtttctcagaggaactaggggttaaccctatttttgccgtttaggtcggcaactgtaatttttacactgtaatgaccatttgggattgtaaataactttgtaaacacttttatgggcccatgtacagtttcatgttttaaagaaaatatattcattccttttaatcaagattttcaccttagcctattaataacacttagatgcacgtttataaccaaatgacttgtttagcaagttaagcactgtttaaagtccacaataacggtcttggagtaactagggcattacacaatgccctgaggaggggcctgttgcctcaactgtcgaagctcttcttcaaTTTGGTGAAGTCTCGCTTCCTTCTCGGCAAATAACTGTTTctaattctgtggggcaggtggagggtcctgaccctagttgtcatcctcggccgtATTACCGCGGAGTCTAATTAATTTCCGAGGCATTACCACAATATGCTTGCAATCAATGACGCtgcttatcaggcatgataacaacatccaaaaccacctcccaaatcaCATCAACCAACCACAATCAACAATACCACATATCATAAGCAatatacaacaatcaagggggccatgccctagcatcatgcatatgtcaactcattcatcatgctctattaaaatactcaggcaaacaaggcactttaacaagcaattaaacatataattcaataattaccaaccaatcatgagtcgagcttgtcactggcagcgagcgtacatgtttagtcgatctccagaaaccataaatcttggctcgctttgataccaagttgtaatgccctacttccttagagtcgttactaagtgagttaaaaatgtgtcattagctcgctaatcgaggttttaggttaaaagtgtagctcaACTATAATAAAATTTGTTTTAagacatttaatataaaacatttggttattcattgaaatctcagaaaattttacagttgggatcccaaaatattgtttagaaaatatattacggATCAAAATATACACATGATCAATTTAGGCAacaaaacaactattacagtacatttaacaacctagccgtggcagccaggcaggctgaacatgtacccatcgcacCACGCtttccatactcatggttggccgacctttcctttgcccttacctgcaccatagagcacccgtgagccgaagcccaacaagaaaactcaacaaaaaaaacaaataacatatgcatatctatcaacaacatataacaaagtaTCCAACAGGCTAAatacatagcggccatgccgtcctaggcgctttaccaggccttgggttagtggtcttcaccgagtgggtggctccagcaccctaggagggtctcgccctaatggcctgcactccacgtgctcaacgtcaATCTCAGCCCCTTACCgtactcggccttcgccgttcctagCCTTTGCCATTTCTTGCCTTCGTCGTTCACTCAaaaatatgcatcacatagcataatatcaacatatatttaaacatatactaaacataaacaatagggctacgccctgcaattcaatcaataaGGCCACGCCCTGctttatgggtacaacagttttcttacctgcgtcccgagctatctgagcaccgcaatcATGAGCACAGCcccctaacccgagcctcgctaaaaacctagtcataacgcattcataataaccacccatcaagttctaatccattaaataactttggaatataaatctagcctccgagaccttagattctaccaaactgggtagtagaaaccttcccgagccttaacatttgagttcctcagctaaaaaccttcaaacagccaatATTCCACATTTGAGCTGCGGCCCAGCCCCCTTAACGGTTGCAGGgcactcaagtcagaggcaaataAGCCTTTGTGCTGGGGGACACGGGCTGTGGCACACTATACCTTGCACCTGGACAACTTTTCGAGGTCCCTTGGCCTAAATGTTCAAATGGGTCGCAgcgcctgatgaacagggccgcaGCTCGGGTCTCAAAATCCATAAATCCCATGCAAATTTTACGAGCTAACTTCCCTTAAACTCACCAATTCTGAGCCCTAATCCTAGAATTCCgcctaggattcatatccaaacaacatAACTAATTTTTACATCCAGAAACCCAACTAAAAGCTTCATCATAGCCTAAATTCAATCATCTGAGCTCCAATTCCTAAAACTCTAACAAAACAAAGAAATTTAAATAGAAAACAAGCTTTAATCCCTTACCTTTGCACTTAATTCAGTCCCTGAACTAATTCCCTGAGTTTTCAAGCTTCCAATCCACCAATTCTTTACCCTAAATCCTCAAAGTTTTCTCCAAACCTTCAACaccacaagagagagagagagagagaatcaaAAACTGAGTATTCCTTCTGTTTGTTTTTCCTTCTACCTCATTCTAGTGTCCTAGCAGTCAAAGAAGTCTAAGCCTATCCCTTGCCAAAAGTCTGAAATGccccttaagtctatctaaaTCCTCAAATGCTTCCAAGGGCAATTTCGTCTTTTGCCAAGtcttgctaattcctcgagtgttcctataaatccccgtttaccCCCGACATGTCCAATCATTGCtcaattactacccgttactcggtaattcccaaacacatataacattcccaaaatacccctaggctccccccgagccgggtatttgaccccgttgtgactttctagctaaattcctccctaggaccgtctcggatcgtggatcacaaatatatcaccactcacttatggtatcaatcacaatatacacaaatattgcatttatgccctcaacaggctaaaattacaaatatgcccctaacaaccaaatggggcccacatgcatatttaattcacctaaacacatgcatttctaatcatataatcaccaaattcataaaataacgtaagtaaatcaattattgccctcctgacatgctaatcaaggccctaagccttattagcagatttgaGACACTAAAGctacaccttgtggaggaggtggatttggcacACTTTCAAATGTCTGCCTAGTTTGATCCGCTCTCCAAGAGTTCTTTACCGTTGTTTATCTTGAACTGTCAACAAAGCACCAAAATGTTCACTagcgatttggtcaacgacacagagtcactaaaaacgatagaaataagacGAATTCAACTCAAGAAGGTAAACGACatcaagatttatagtggttcggccccaaagaatggtaatgacctacgtccacttcgtgttcttattaatgtagaacttcAAAACCTGCGATcggtgaactagggttcacgagtttcacaaggtTGAAGATGAGTACACGTttcgtggataaaaacactatatctCTCTTGATTACAAAAATTATGTCTCCTTAAATGAATTCCacaagtcctatttataggctctaagATGTACATATAGGCCTATGGGTCGTCCTTAACTTGTGTTACaaacatatttgaataataacagaaataatgatatttacatataaagagaattaaatatcttagaaatatccaACTTAtaactgcatttgaattctggctTCGATCCTACAAGCAGATttggtcgcatatgtcagcatACCAACTTCCCTATTACTCAACATGTCCTTCGTGCCTATCGAGCAGCTAAATTTCCTTTTAGTCTCCTGGTCATTGGTCGACCAGACTTTCATCAAAGAAGAGTCACGTGCAGCTCCCATGCGCCTCAATCGTGCCACGTCATCACATAAATATTTTGGGTAAATAGACACAAATCTGAGTATACCGTTTATCTCAGATTTGTTTTGTGAGTATTGAGTCTCCTTCCTCTACAATTTTTGTGCTATTTTGTAATCTGAactatttgatttttctatggaGTTTTAGTTTAAGTGATTTAGGGTTTTACTTTGATGGTTTATTGAGTTGCAAGGATAAACAGGGAGAGAGATGAGAGGTCGGGACTAAGGACAATATTGGCATGGGTCCAGATATGGGTGTGAATCAAAGATGTCGGGACTAATGGTCTCTTGGTTTgaatgttttgataaaagttgttGTATTGGTCCTTGAATATGAGTTCTAAGTATGAACTCAAGAACATGTTTTTATTTAATTCTGGGTTTTGAAGGTAGGCGAACATGTTTTGATTTAATTCGGGGTTTTGAAAGTGGGTGAACATGTTTAGATTGGATTAATGTTTTTACcattaattaattatgttttaattttagCTTAGGTTTAGGATTaactattttaaaatttaattcattaatatatgatttttttaattattttttatgttttatatcaattttttattaaatttttattaatattttattttatataatatatttcattaattaaaaaaaatctaagagCAATTTAGTtatattgaaaaaatatttgaTCAAAATGAAGCTCaatattttgatctattttgtaaatTATGGGGCCTGaaatgtcatttaacaaaacataaaggtCGATCGAGTATTTGGCCAAAACACAGGGGTCAATCTGGTATTTTTTCCATAATTTTTGAACTTAAAATAcatttgtattaatattttttttaactatttggTAGGAAAAATCCAACGCTTAAACAACTTTAAGTATTTTTGCCACCAACAAAAAAATTTAAGTATTTAAATGCTACATTATAACAATTTTTGATACTTTttctataaaagaaaaaaaaatctgggtatttaaaaattaattcggCAAACATGGGGTATTTTTGAGgcaaatatcattttttattttttaaatggtgaCTAAAAGCAAAATCCATTATAGAAAAAAACAAACACACACGTACGAGACGGGTCGCTAAAAGCCATGGCGCGCTTATTTAGTTTGTGAAAAACGACAACGTTTTATTTCACTCTTATCCTTTCCCAGGAAGGAAGAAGCAACAAAACGATCTAGGGCTTGTAGTCGTTTTGAGCTGTGCACTAACAGAAACATTACTTCTTCTAAATTAATTCAAGAAGAAGAACCAAGCTCAGACTTCCTTCCGTACAGCCTGAGCCGAACAGGTCAGGTCAGTTGTACTCGATCTCTCTCCATCATCTTAATTTATTTCATACATTTACTCATGTCGTATCCGAATTTCAAATTCCTGACCCATTATTTATTTTGTGTGTGTGTAAATATACATAATCCAaggcctatatatatatatatatatatatgtataaatccaTGTATAATTTGTTCAGAAACTAGCTTTTCATTCAATACgttagaattgggaaatttttcaGATGGAAATTTGTTCGGAATGAATTGGCAATTAATTAGAAGTATTCATATACAATAAAATTGATTGTTTTAGCAGCAGCTATAGATACATTGGTctcatttgaatttaaatgttGTTGAACTCGTTTTGTGTTCAATCCATTGTTTTGTTTAACAAGACATAATAGGAATTCAATTCATAATGGAGTGTGGGTTTCTTGAAGCGTTTGTTTTTGGTTCGTTTGTATACATTAATGGGTTCCGCTGTTTTCTACTTTTAGAGACATGGAGTCTCGAAAAGAGAGACTGGTAAATCAATCTAAGAAGATTGTGGAGAGTGTAAACGCAATGTCGTTGATAAATTTAGATGAGCAACAAGTTCATTCACTCATGATGATTAGAGAAATAGCACGAGGAATTATTCATAACAGAGTTGAAAGGGTAAGTGCCAGAGGTGAGGCTACAATTATTTTTCATTTCCTTCTTTCCAATTTATACATATCACATTGGTTATTCTTTACAGTGAATAATAATTTTCACAGGTTACCCGGGATGACCTGAAAAATACACTCAGCTCTAGTATTGAAAAGATGGTACGTAATACTTGATTGGCAATTAGTTAGCATTATTTTAGTTTTTCTTATGACACTAGAATTGGGCAGGTGGGTTCGTGCAAGGATGTGAATAGCATTTTGAGTAAGATACCCTGCGAAGGTATGGATCGAGATCAGACACAGTCAGTGTCACAAATGAAAGCAATAGTGTCGACGATTGTGACTAAACGAGCTAAGCTTGCAACTACTCGGCATTCTGAACCTGTTGAATCAGTATGGTGATTAGTCAGATgttgcttttttattttttcttattcCATTAAGCTGATTTCATTTCAAATGTATTGATATTGCAGGTTAGGAATGGAGTTGATGTAGAGACAGTGGAGAGTGAGGTGGTACTAAAAGATATAGATGCTGAAGGGATTGAAAAGTGCTTACTTGAAAATGTAAGGACTGGAGGTATAAGTTGATATGAGAAATGATTGTATAGGAGCATGGGAGAAGTAGGCTAATATTTCCATAGAATGTTTGTGTTTTTTCTTTGCTtgtaatttgtttttgtttttgttttttaagaACTTTGACAAAACAATTTTGGATGTATAACTTGGCATAATTGCTGTCTATTTGCTATTAGGATACTCATGAACAGCCAACAGCTGAAGGCTCCTCTTCTTCTGAAGCTAGCTTTGGAGCTTGG from the Humulus lupulus chromosome X, drHumLupu1.1, whole genome shotgun sequence genome contains:
- the LOC133804313 gene encoding uncharacterized protein LOC133804313 isoform X2, whose protein sequence is MESRKERLVNQSKKIVESVNAMSLINLDEQQVHSLMMIREIARGIIHNRVERVTRDDLKNTLSSSIEKMVGSCKDVNSILSKIPCEGMDRDQTQSVSQMKAIVSTIVTKRAKLATTRHSEPVESVRNGVDVETVESEVVLKDIDAEGIEKCLLENDTHEQPTAEGSSSSEASFGAWMSSRVDFEALGIPNPPSWSIHMVGDAGVIKDVQIPRAPAGIVVEGLPLSSYLPEPHKTAFEYLLELIAALKHMVSTGGTENGA
- the LOC133804313 gene encoding uncharacterized protein LOC133804313 isoform X1, giving the protein MESRKERLVNQSKKIVESVNAMSLINLDEQQVHSLMMIREIARGIIHNRVERVTRDDLKNTLSSSIEKMVGSCKDVNSILSKIPCEGMDRDQTQSVSQMKAIVSTIVTKRAKLATTRHSEPVESVRNGVDVETVESEVVLKDIDAEGIEKCLLENDTHEQPTAEGSSSSEASFGAWMSSRVDFEALGIPNPPSWSIHMVGDAGVIKDVQIPRAPAGIVVEGLPLSSYLPEPHKTAFEYLLELIAALKHMVSTGQGTENGA